In Streptomyces sp. P3, one DNA window encodes the following:
- a CDS encoding IucA/IucC family siderophore biosynthesis protein codes for MTTAPQSTADLLDHPDPHTAAQAAAVENLLRCWVREAGLSAPADGCLQVPLPASGVALLAPVRYWSPTGMHRFGLPRLAGVPEQTPPVDAVMVAALLAREATPVACRTGRPRGDGEARPVTADGEGADLVARVADSVRRTAAFIGERRERPADAPDLFLAAEQALVLGHPLHPTPKSREGLSDGDAHLYSPETRGAFPLHWLAVAPSVLATDSAWTEGGRPVPAAVLTARLAGRGLPLPEGFAALPMHPWQLRETRRRPEIRALLDAGLLRDLGAHGTPWQPTSSVRTVHRSGAAAMLKLSLGLRITNSRRENLRKELHRGVEVHRLLRGGLAGRWRAAHPGFDIVRDPAWLAVDGPDGLPLTGLDVVIRHNPFAPADDVTCLAGLVAPRPHGPRTDASAASPAPAAVPRSRLASIVQRLARRTGRAPGAVAAEWFLRYLERVVRPVLWLDGEAGIALEAHQQNTLVLLDADGWPTGGRYRDNQGYYFRESRRADLAARLPGIGEASDTFVADEVTDERFCYYLGINNVLGLVGAFGSQRLADERLLLAAFRRFLADVACGPGRMRSSLPARLLDSTVLRCKANLLTRLHGLDELVGPVDTQSVYVTVPNPLCP; via the coding sequence TTGACCACCGCCCCCCAGTCCACCGCCGATCTCCTGGACCACCCCGATCCGCACACGGCTGCCCAGGCAGCCGCCGTGGAGAACCTCTTGCGCTGCTGGGTCCGCGAGGCCGGCCTGTCCGCGCCCGCCGACGGCTGCCTCCAAGTGCCGCTGCCCGCCAGCGGGGTCGCGCTGCTGGCACCCGTCCGCTACTGGTCCCCGACGGGCATGCACCGCTTCGGCCTGCCCCGCCTGGCGGGCGTGCCCGAGCAGACCCCACCCGTGGACGCCGTCATGGTCGCCGCCCTGCTGGCCCGAGAGGCAACCCCGGTCGCCTGCCGGACCGGGCGGCCGCGCGGGGACGGCGAAGCCCGGCCGGTCACTGCCGACGGCGAAGGCGCCGACCTCGTCGCACGAGTCGCCGACTCCGTCCGCCGCACCGCCGCCTTCATCGGCGAGCGCCGGGAACGTCCCGCCGACGCTCCCGACCTGTTCCTCGCCGCCGAGCAGGCGCTGGTGCTCGGGCATCCGCTGCATCCGACCCCGAAGAGCCGGGAAGGGCTCTCGGACGGTGACGCGCATCTGTACTCGCCCGAAACACGCGGTGCGTTCCCCCTGCACTGGCTCGCCGTCGCTCCGTCGGTGCTGGCCACCGACTCCGCCTGGACCGAGGGCGGCCGCCCCGTCCCCGCCGCCGTGCTGACGGCCCGGCTCGCCGGCCGCGGCCTGCCGCTGCCCGAAGGCTTCGCGGCGCTGCCGATGCATCCCTGGCAACTGCGCGAAACACGGCGCCGGCCGGAGATCCGGGCCCTCCTCGACGCCGGACTGCTCCGGGACCTCGGCGCCCACGGCACGCCCTGGCAGCCGACCTCCTCCGTGCGAACCGTCCATCGCTCCGGCGCCGCCGCGATGCTGAAACTGTCGCTGGGACTGCGCATCACCAACTCCCGGCGCGAGAACCTCCGCAAGGAACTGCACCGCGGTGTCGAGGTGCACCGACTGCTGCGCGGCGGCCTGGCGGGGCGGTGGCGGGCCGCGCACCCCGGCTTCGACATCGTCCGGGACCCGGCCTGGCTCGCCGTCGACGGTCCGGACGGCCTTCCGCTGACGGGGCTCGACGTGGTGATCCGCCACAACCCGTTCGCCCCGGCCGACGACGTCACCTGCCTCGCCGGTCTCGTCGCACCCCGGCCGCACGGCCCGCGGACGGACGCCTCTGCGGCCTCCCCGGCCCCGGCCGCCGTCCCCCGCTCCCGGCTGGCCTCGATCGTCCAGCGCCTCGCCCGACGGACCGGCCGGGCGCCCGGGGCGGTCGCCGCCGAGTGGTTCCTTCGCTACCTGGAACGGGTCGTCCGTCCCGTCCTGTGGCTTGACGGCGAGGCGGGCATCGCGCTGGAGGCGCACCAGCAGAACACCCTTGTCCTGCTGGACGCCGACGGCTGGCCCACGGGCGGCCGCTACCGCGACAACCAGGGCTACTACTTCCGCGAATCCCGCCGCGCGGACCTCGCCGCCCGGCTGCCCGGGATCGGCGAGGCCAGCGACACCTTCGTCGCCGACGAGGTCACCGACGAGCGCTTCTGCTACTACCTGGGGATCAACAACGTCCTCGGACTCGTCGGCGCGTTCGGCTCGCAGCGGCTCGCCGACGAACGACTGCTGCTCGCCGCCTTCCGGCGCTTCCTCGCGGACGTCGCATGCGGCCCGGGCCGGATGCGCAGTTCGCTGCCCGCGCGACTGCTCGACTCGACCGTTCTGCGCTGCAAGGCCAATCTGCTCACCCGGCTGCACGGCCTCGACGAACTCGTCGGACCGGTGGACACGCAGTCCGTCTACGTCACCGTCCCCAATCCCCTGTGTCCCTGA
- a CDS encoding ATP-dependent DNA helicase, whose amino-acid sequence MTKPSLPELLHAAVAAVGGTERPGQVTMAEAVAEAIDDGSHLLVQAGTGTGKSLGYLVPALAHGERVVVATATLALQRQLVERDLPRTVEALHPLLRRRPEFAMLKGRSNYLCLHRLHEGVPQDEEEGLFDQFEAAAPSSKLGQDLLRLRDWSDETESGDRDDLTPGVSDRAWAQISVSSRECLGATKCAYGAECFAEMARERAKLAEVVVTNHALLAIDAIEGAPVLPQHEVLIVDEAHELVSRVTGVATGELTPGQVNRAVRRAAKLVDEKAADQLQTAAEGFERLMELALPGRLEEVPEDLGYALMALRDAARTVISAIGSTRDKSVQDEDAVRKQALASVESVHDVAERITNGSEWDVVWYERHDRFGASLRVAPMSVSGLLREKLFTDRSVTLASATLKLGGDFNGVGASMGLAPEGTEGEDVPQWKGIDVGSPFDYRKQGILYVARHLARPARDGDRADMLDELTELIQAAGGRTLGLFSSMRAAQLAAEELRVRIPEFPILLQGEETLGELIKNFSADPQTCLFGTLSLWQGVDVPGPSCQLVVMDKIPFPRPDDPLMSARQKAVEEAGGNGFMAVAATHAALLMAQGAGRLVRASGDRGVVAVLDQRLATARYGSYLKASLPDFWYTTDPQQVRRSLTAIDAKAKQTEAEAEAATEAEAVTE is encoded by the coding sequence ATGACGAAGCCCTCACTCCCCGAACTCCTGCATGCCGCCGTCGCCGCAGTCGGCGGCACGGAGCGCCCCGGCCAGGTGACCATGGCCGAAGCCGTCGCCGAAGCGATCGACGACGGCTCCCATCTTCTGGTCCAGGCCGGCACCGGCACCGGAAAGTCGCTCGGCTACCTCGTGCCCGCGCTCGCCCACGGGGAGCGCGTCGTGGTGGCGACCGCCACGCTGGCCCTGCAGCGCCAACTCGTGGAGCGGGACCTGCCGCGCACCGTCGAGGCGCTGCACCCGCTGCTGCGTCGCCGCCCGGAGTTCGCCATGCTCAAGGGCAGATCGAACTACCTGTGTCTGCACCGGCTCCACGAAGGCGTCCCGCAGGACGAGGAGGAAGGCCTCTTCGACCAGTTCGAGGCCGCAGCACCCAGCAGCAAGCTGGGCCAGGACCTGCTGCGGCTGCGGGACTGGTCGGACGAGACCGAGTCCGGTGACCGGGACGACCTCACCCCGGGCGTGTCCGACCGGGCCTGGGCGCAGATCTCGGTCTCCTCCCGGGAGTGCCTGGGCGCGACGAAGTGCGCGTACGGCGCCGAGTGCTTCGCGGAGATGGCCCGCGAGCGCGCCAAACTGGCCGAGGTCGTCGTCACCAACCACGCTCTGCTCGCCATCGACGCCATCGAGGGCGCCCCCGTGCTGCCGCAGCACGAGGTGCTGATCGTCGACGAGGCGCACGAGCTGGTCTCACGGGTGACCGGCGTCGCGACCGGTGAGCTCACCCCCGGCCAGGTCAACCGCGCCGTACGCCGGGCGGCGAAACTGGTCGACGAGAAGGCCGCCGACCAGCTGCAGACGGCCGCCGAGGGCTTCGAGCGACTGATGGAGCTGGCGCTGCCCGGCCGTCTGGAGGAGGTCCCGGAGGATCTCGGCTACGCGCTGATGGCCCTGCGCGACGCCGCACGGACCGTCATCTCCGCCATCGGCTCGACCCGCGACAAGTCCGTCCAGGACGAGGACGCGGTCCGCAAGCAGGCGCTGGCCTCGGTCGAGTCGGTGCACGACGTGGCCGAGCGGATCACCAACGGATCCGAGTGGGACGTCGTCTGGTACGAGCGGCACGACCGTTTCGGCGCGTCGCTGCGGGTCGCCCCGATGTCGGTGTCGGGTCTGCTGCGGGAGAAGCTCTTCACGGACCGCTCCGTCACCCTCGCCTCGGCGACGCTCAAGCTGGGCGGCGACTTCAACGGGGTGGGCGCGTCTATGGGGCTGGCCCCGGAGGGCACGGAGGGGGAGGACGTCCCGCAGTGGAAGGGCATCGACGTCGGCTCGCCCTTCGACTACCGCAAGCAGGGCATCCTGTACGTCGCCAGACACCTCGCGCGCCCCGCGCGGGACGGCGACCGCGCCGATATGCTCGACGAGCTGACCGAACTGATCCAGGCTGCCGGCGGCCGCACTCTCGGCCTCTTCTCCTCCATGCGTGCGGCCCAGCTCGCCGCCGAGGAACTGCGCGTGCGCATCCCCGAGTTCCCGATCCTCCTCCAGGGTGAGGAGACGCTCGGCGAGCTGATCAAGAACTTCTCGGCGGATCCGCAGACCTGTCTCTTCGGCACGCTGTCGCTCTGGCAGGGCGTCGATGTCCCCGGCCCCAGCTGTCAGCTGGTCGTCATGGACAAGATCCCGTTCCCGCGCCCCGACGACCCCCTCATGAGTGCGCGCCAGAAGGCGGTGGAAGAAGCCGGCGGCAACGGCTTCATGGCCGTGGCGGCCACGCACGCGGCGCTGCTCATGGCGCAGGGGGCGGGCCGCCTCGTCCGGGCGTCGGGGGACCGCGGGGTCGTCGCCGTCCTGGACCAGCGGCTGGCGACGGCCCGCTACGGCAGCTATCTCAAGGCGTCGCTGCCGGACTTCTGGTACACCACGGACCCCCAGCAGGTCCGCAGGTCGCTGACGGCGATCGACGCGAAGGCGAAGCAGACGGAGGCAGAGGCAGAGGCGGCGACGGAGGCAGAGGCAGTGACGGAATAG
- a CDS encoding GNAT family N-acetyltransferase, translated as MRFVETGTGAGAGAGARLAPVPGPALRVGDWRAARTPAGAFRLVPVRVERDLSLVGRWMNDPAVAAFWELAGPERVTARHLREQLADDGHSVPCLGVLEGRPMSYWEIYRADLDSLAGHYPARPYDTGIHLLIGGAADRGRGLGSLLLRAVADLVLAGSPACARVVAEPDLRNVPSVAAFLSAGFRFFTELELPAKRAALMVRDRGLRDLL; from the coding sequence TTGCGGTTCGTCGAGACCGGAACCGGAGCCGGAGCCGGAGCCGGAGCCCGGCTCGCCCCCGTCCCGGGCCCCGCCCTCCGGGTCGGTGACTGGCGGGCCGCCCGGACGCCGGCGGGGGCGTTCCGGCTCGTCCCGGTGCGCGTCGAGCGGGATCTGTCGCTCGTCGGCCGGTGGATGAACGACCCGGCCGTCGCGGCCTTCTGGGAACTGGCGGGACCCGAACGCGTCACCGCGCGACACCTGCGCGAACAACTCGCCGACGACGGGCACAGCGTCCCGTGTCTCGGTGTGCTGGAGGGGCGGCCCATGAGCTACTGGGAGATCTACCGGGCCGATCTCGATTCGCTGGCCGGCCACTATCCGGCCCGGCCGTACGACACCGGGATCCATCTGCTCATCGGTGGTGCCGCCGATCGCGGGCGGGGGCTCGGGAGCCTGCTGCTGCGTGCCGTCGCCGATCTCGTCCTCGCCGGGTCGCCCGCGTGCGCCCGGGTGGTCGCCGAGCCCGACCTGCGCAACGTTCCGTCCGTCGCCGCGTTCCTGAGCGCCGGTTTCCGGTTCTTCACCGAGCTCGAGCTCCCCGCCAAACGGGCCGCCCTCATGGTCCGGGACCGGGGCCTGCGTGATCTGCTGTGA
- a CDS encoding M1 family metallopeptidase: MLLTPRARLKSALLASAVSVCLVAAGAPAAPLGVGDRLFPHLGNPGYDVASYDLSFTYSGANDKPLQAVTVINAWTTAALDRINLDFAHGKVDSVEVNGSPAAFTGVDDDLVITPRDTLVPGSWMRITVRHTSDPVMSGDRDGGWVRTADGLAMANQADAAHLVFPCNDHPSDKAVFTIRVTAPDAYTAVAGGLLAGVEKTGGTTTWTYRGQHPMATELAQVSVGRSTVVHREGPHALPLRDVVPTKDRALLEPWLKKTPEQIAWLERRVGPYPFETYGLLMADASTGFELETQTLSLFEKSLFTQPAYPKWYVESIMVHELAHQWFGDSVSPRTWSDLWLNEGHATWYEALYAEEKSGSTLDARMKAAYGASDRWRAAGGPPALPRAPKAGQKISIFRPNVYDGAALVLYALRQEIGRAAFAHLERAWTHNHRDSTASTADFARLAETVSGRDLTPFFREWLYGEKTPPMPGHPDWKAAAPVVKHPAGNAPKSAPQAPPAAK; the protein is encoded by the coding sequence ATGCTGCTCACCCCCCGCGCCCGGCTGAAGTCCGCGCTGCTCGCCTCGGCCGTCTCCGTCTGCCTCGTCGCCGCCGGCGCGCCGGCGGCCCCGCTCGGCGTCGGCGACCGCCTCTTCCCGCACCTGGGCAACCCCGGCTACGACGTCGCGTCGTACGACCTGTCCTTCACCTACTCCGGCGCCAACGACAAGCCGCTCCAGGCCGTCACCGTCATCAACGCCTGGACCACCGCCGCCCTGGACCGGATCAACCTCGACTTCGCGCACGGCAAGGTCGACTCGGTCGAGGTGAACGGCAGTCCGGCCGCCTTCACCGGTGTGGACGACGACCTCGTGATCACTCCGCGGGACACCCTCGTCCCGGGGAGCTGGATGCGCATCACCGTGCGGCACACCAGCGATCCCGTGATGAGCGGCGACCGCGACGGCGGCTGGGTCAGGACCGCGGACGGCCTCGCCATGGCCAACCAGGCGGACGCCGCCCACCTCGTCTTCCCGTGCAACGACCACCCCTCCGACAAGGCCGTGTTCACCATCCGGGTGACCGCGCCGGACGCCTACACGGCAGTCGCGGGCGGGCTGCTCGCCGGAGTGGAGAAGACCGGCGGGACGACCACCTGGACGTACCGGGGCCAACACCCCATGGCGACCGAGCTCGCCCAGGTGTCCGTGGGCCGCTCCACGGTGGTACACCGCGAGGGGCCGCACGCGCTGCCGCTGCGGGACGTCGTGCCCACCAAGGACCGTGCCCTCCTCGAGCCCTGGCTGAAGAAGACCCCCGAACAGATCGCCTGGCTGGAACGCAGGGTCGGTCCCTACCCCTTCGAGACCTACGGGCTGCTCATGGCCGACGCCTCCACCGGGTTCGAACTCGAGACACAGACGCTGTCCCTCTTCGAGAAGAGCCTCTTCACCCAGCCCGCCTACCCCAAGTGGTACGTCGAGTCGATCATGGTGCACGAGCTGGCCCACCAGTGGTTCGGTGACAGCGTCTCCCCGCGCACCTGGTCCGACCTGTGGCTGAACGAGGGACACGCCACCTGGTACGAGGCGCTGTACGCGGAGGAGAAGTCGGGTAGCACCCTGGACGCGCGCATGAAGGCGGCCTACGGCGCCTCCGACCGCTGGCGCGCCGCGGGAGGACCGCCCGCGCTGCCCCGGGCGCCGAAGGCCGGCCAGAAGATCAGCATCTTCCGCCCCAACGTGTACGACGGCGCCGCGCTCGTCCTGTACGCGCTGCGCCAAGAGATCGGCCGGGCCGCGTTCGCACATCTGGAGCGCGCCTGGACGCACAACCACCGGGACTCGACGGCGAGCACGGCCGACTTCGCCCGCCTCGCCGAAACCGTCTCCGGACGCGACCTGACCCCGTTCTTCAGGGAGTGGCTCTACGGAGAGAAGACCCCGCCGATGCCGGGCCACCCGGACTGGAAGGCGGCGGCGCCGGTCGTGAAGCATCCGGCCGGGAACGCCCCGAAGTCCGCCCCACAGGCTCCGCCCGCCGCGAAATAA
- the nrdR gene encoding transcriptional regulator NrdR, with protein MHCPFCRHPDSRVVDSRTTDDGTSIRRRRQCPDCSRRFTTVETCSLMVVKRSGVTEPFSRTKVINGVRKACQGRPVTEDALAQLGQRVEEAVRATGSAELTTHDVGLAILGPLQELDLVAYLRFASVYRAFDSLEDFEAAVAELRHGPERSDADDDDRADEARAEDDTGAVAGSQEDGGGPGGTVQVPEPAHATD; from the coding sequence ATGCACTGCCCCTTCTGCAGGCACCCCGACAGCCGTGTGGTCGACAGTCGGACCACGGACGACGGCACGTCGATCCGTCGGCGCCGCCAGTGCCCTGACTGCTCCCGTCGGTTCACGACCGTGGAGACGTGCTCGCTGATGGTGGTCAAACGGTCCGGAGTCACCGAACCGTTCAGCCGTACGAAGGTCATCAACGGCGTGCGCAAGGCATGCCAGGGGCGGCCGGTCACCGAGGACGCTCTCGCTCAGCTCGGTCAGCGGGTCGAGGAAGCGGTGCGGGCCACCGGAAGCGCCGAGTTGACCACCCATGACGTGGGGCTGGCCATACTCGGTCCGCTGCAGGAACTCGATCTCGTCGCCTATCTGCGATTCGCCTCCGTCTACCGGGCGTTCGACTCGCTCGAGGACTTCGAGGCCGCCGTCGCGGAACTCAGGCACGGGCCGGAGAGGTCCGACGCGGACGACGACGACCGCGCGGACGAAGCCCGGGCCGAGGACGACACGGGAGCCGTCGCGGGGAGCCAGGAAGACGGCGGCGGGCCGGGAGGGACCGTGCAGGTCCCCGAGCCCGCCCACGCCACCGACTGA
- the hflX gene encoding GTPase HflX, translating into MTSSSSFSQDTQRMAHAYPEGLRADALMEEDVAWSHEIDGDRDGEQFDRSERAALRRVAGLSTELEDVTEVEYRQLRLERVVLVGVWTTGTAQDADNSLAELAALAETAGALVLDGVIQRRDKPDAATYIGSGKANELRDIVLETGADTVICDGELSPGQLIHLEDVVKVKVIDRTALILDIFAQHAKSREGKAQVALAQMQYMLPRLRGWGQSLSRQMGGGKGGGLATRGPGETKIETDRRRIREKMAKMRREIAEMKTGREIKRQERKRHKVPSVAIAGYTNAGKSSLLNRLTGAGVLVENALFATLDPTVRRAETPSGRLYTLADTVGFVRHLPHHLVEAFRSTMEEVGESDLILHVVDGSHPNPEEQLAAVREVVRDVGATGVPEIVVINKADAADPLTLQRLMRVEKRSIAVSARTGQGIEELLALIDSELPRPSVEVEALVPYTHGKLVARAHDEGEVISAEHTAEGTLLKARVHEELAAELAPYVPVPAA; encoded by the coding sequence ATGACCTCCTCTTCTTCCTTTTCCCAGGACACCCAGCGCATGGCGCACGCCTACCCCGAAGGTCTTCGGGCCGATGCCCTGATGGAAGAGGACGTCGCCTGGAGTCACGAGATCGACGGAGACCGGGACGGCGAACAGTTCGACCGTTCCGAGCGCGCGGCGCTGCGCCGCGTGGCAGGCCTCTCCACCGAGCTCGAGGACGTCACCGAGGTCGAGTACCGCCAGCTCCGCCTGGAGCGGGTCGTGCTCGTGGGCGTCTGGACCACGGGGACCGCACAGGACGCGGACAACTCCCTCGCGGAGCTCGCCGCCCTCGCGGAGACCGCGGGCGCGCTCGTGCTCGACGGCGTCATCCAGCGCCGCGACAAGCCCGACGCGGCCACCTACATCGGATCCGGCAAGGCGAACGAGCTGCGCGACATCGTGCTCGAGACGGGCGCCGACACCGTCATCTGTGACGGTGAGCTCAGCCCGGGCCAGCTCATCCACCTCGAGGACGTCGTCAAGGTCAAGGTCATCGACCGCACGGCCCTGATCCTCGACATCTTCGCCCAGCACGCCAAGTCCCGAGAGGGCAAGGCGCAGGTCGCACTCGCGCAGATGCAGTACATGCTGCCGAGGCTGCGCGGCTGGGGTCAGTCGCTGTCCCGTCAGATGGGCGGCGGCAAGGGCGGCGGTCTCGCCACCCGCGGTCCCGGTGAGACCAAGATCGAGACGGACCGGCGGCGGATCCGCGAGAAGATGGCGAAGATGCGCCGGGAGATCGCGGAGATGAAGACCGGCCGCGAGATCAAGCGCCAGGAGCGCAAGCGTCACAAGGTGCCGTCCGTCGCCATCGCGGGCTACACCAACGCGGGCAAGTCCTCGCTGCTCAACCGCCTCACGGGCGCGGGCGTCCTGGTCGAGAACGCCCTGTTCGCGACCCTGGACCCGACCGTGCGCCGGGCCGAGACGCCCAGCGGCCGCCTGTACACCCTGGCGGACACCGTCGGATTCGTCCGACACCTGCCGCACCACCTGGTCGAGGCGTTCCGCTCCACCATGGAGGAGGTCGGCGAGTCCGACCTGATCCTGCACGTGGTGGACGGCTCGCACCCTAACCCGGAGGAGCAGTTGGCGGCGGTGCGCGAGGTGGTCCGGGACGTCGGCGCCACCGGCGTGCCCGAGATCGTCGTCATCAACAAGGCGGACGCGGCCGACCCGCTGACGCTGCAGCGCCTCATGCGGGTCGAGAAGCGCTCCATCGCGGTCTCCGCCCGCACCGGCCAGGGCATCGAAGAGCTGCTCGCACTGATCGACAGCGAGCTGCCGAGGCCGTCCGTGGAGGTCGAGGCGCTCGTGCCCTACACGCACGGCAAGCTGGTCGCGCGTGCCCACGACGAGGGCGAGGTGATCTCCGCGGAGCACACGGCGGAGGGCACCCTGCTCAAGGCGCGGGTGCACGAGGAACTGGCGGCGGAACTCGCGCCGTACGTGCCGGTGCCGGCCGCCTGA
- a CDS encoding serine protease, translated as MRSIRPSSTARRGRNARRRTSPVLSALALASVLALTATACDSGDADASGQASASASATDDGKITIPDDIKDRLKEHGIDLDKWKNGAWKNWDRDDWLREAQDYVNPIIKGLWDPDRMREAEDPDRSVDDSDLSGDQGVTDPTPAAVEAKAVPPAYHANAPQAGKVFFDSPEGTMVCSATVVRDPAHPGKSNLVWTAGHCVHAGKKGGWYRNIAFVPSYNDSGRSASQMKSATKEEAAPYGVWWGDWAQTSDQWIAQGGQTGGDGASYDYAVIHVTPEEGGSGKSLEETVGSALPVDFKAPAVPKVSRITATGYPAAAPYDGQKLYQCKDKPGRFSLSTADPTMYRIGCTMTGGASGGGWVATGSDGKPALVSNTSIGPVRAGWLAGPRLNDVAKGVYDSVSKKFAGR; from the coding sequence ATGCGATCCATACGGCCGTCGTCCACCGCTCGCCGGGGGAGGAACGCGCGTCGTAGAACCTCCCCCGTGCTGAGCGCGCTCGCCCTCGCCTCGGTGCTCGCGCTCACCGCGACCGCCTGCGATTCGGGCGACGCCGATGCGAGCGGTCAGGCGAGCGCCTCCGCGTCGGCCACGGACGACGGAAAGATCACGATCCCGGACGACATCAAGGACCGGCTCAAAGAGCACGGGATCGATCTCGACAAGTGGAAGAACGGCGCCTGGAAGAACTGGGACAGGGACGACTGGCTGCGCGAGGCGCAGGACTACGTCAACCCGATCATCAAGGGGCTGTGGGACCCGGACCGGATGCGGGAGGCCGAGGACCCGGACCGCAGCGTCGACGACAGCGACCTCTCCGGCGACCAGGGGGTGACCGACCCGACGCCCGCTGCGGTGGAGGCGAAGGCGGTGCCCCCGGCGTACCACGCCAACGCGCCCCAGGCGGGCAAGGTGTTCTTCGACTCCCCCGAGGGGACGATGGTCTGCTCGGCGACGGTCGTGCGGGACCCGGCCCACCCGGGGAAGTCCAACCTGGTCTGGACGGCGGGTCACTGTGTGCACGCCGGCAAGAAGGGCGGCTGGTACCGGAACATCGCGTTCGTCCCGTCGTACAACGACTCGGGCAGGTCGGCCTCGCAGATGAAGTCGGCGACCAAGGAGGAGGCGGCTCCCTACGGCGTGTGGTGGGGGGACTGGGCGCAGACCTCCGACCAGTGGATCGCCCAGGGCGGCCAGACCGGCGGTGACGGCGCCTCCTACGACTACGCCGTCATCCATGTGACACCGGAGGAGGGCGGTTCCGGCAAGTCCTTGGAGGAGACGGTCGGTTCGGCGCTCCCGGTGGACTTCAAGGCCCCGGCGGTGCCGAAGGTGAGCCGCATCACCGCGACCGGCTACCCGGCGGCGGCGCCCTACGACGGGCAGAAGCTCTACCAGTGCAAGGACAAGCCGGGACGGTTCTCGCTCAGCACCGCGGACCCGACGATGTACCGCATCGGCTGCACGATGACCGGCGGCGCCTCGGGCGGCGGCTGGGTCGCCACGGGCTCGGACGGAAAGCCCGCGCTGGTGTCGAACACCTCGATCGGCCCGGTGCGCGCGGGCTGGCTCGCGGGCCCGCGACTGAACGACGTGGCCAAGGGCGTGTACGACTCGGTGAGCAAGAAGTTCGCCGGCCGGTAG
- the lexA gene encoding transcriptional repressor LexA: MTTTADSATITAQDRSQGRLEPVHAMNEAMNPEGHKRSLPGRPPGIRADSSGLTDRQRRVIEVIRDSVQRRGYPPSMREIGQAVGLSSTSSVAHQLMALERKGFLRRDPHRPRAYEVRGSDQAASVQPTDTAGKPAASYVPLVGRIAAGGPILAEESVEDVFPLPRQLVGDGELFVLKVVGDSMIEAAICDGDWVTVRRQPVAENGDIVAAMLDGEATVKRFKREDGHVWLLPHNAAYEPIPGDDATILGKVVAVLRRV, encoded by the coding sequence GTGACCACCACCGCAGACAGTGCCACCATCACCGCCCAGGACCGCTCCCAGGGCCGACTCGAGCCGGTGCATGCGATGAACGAAGCCATGAATCCCGAGGGACACAAGCGTTCCCTGCCGGGCCGACCTCCAGGCATCCGCGCGGACAGCTCGGGACTCACGGACCGGCAGCGCCGGGTGATCGAGGTCATCAGGGATTCCGTACAACGGCGCGGCTACCCGCCGTCGATGCGGGAGATCGGCCAGGCGGTCGGCCTGTCCAGCACCTCCTCGGTCGCACACCAACTCATGGCACTGGAGCGCAAGGGCTTCCTGCGCCGTGACCCGCACCGCCCGCGCGCGTACGAGGTGCGAGGCTCCGACCAGGCGGCCTCGGTGCAGCCCACGGACACCGCCGGCAAGCCCGCCGCCTCCTACGTGCCGCTGGTCGGCCGGATCGCCGCCGGCGGTCCGATCCTCGCGGAGGAGTCGGTGGAGGACGTCTTCCCGCTCCCGAGGCAGCTGGTCGGCGACGGCGAACTGTTCGTGCTGAAGGTCGTCGGGGACTCGATGATCGAGGCCGCGATCTGCGACGGCGACTGGGTCACCGTACGCCGCCAGCCCGTCGCGGAGAACGGCGACATCGTGGCCGCGATGCTCGACGGCGAGGCCACCGTGAAGCGCTTCAAGCGCGAGGACGGCCATGTGTGGCTGCTCCCCCACAACGCCGCCTACGAGCCGATCCCCGGCGACGACGCGACGATCCTCGGCAAGGTGGTGGCCGTACTCCGCCGCGTCTGA